The Pyrus communis chromosome 9, drPyrComm1.1, whole genome shotgun sequence genome has a segment encoding these proteins:
- the LOC137744669 gene encoding putative calcium-transporting ATPase 11, plasma membrane-type, producing the protein MEKFLKDFEVENKNPSEEAIRRWRNAVALVKNPRRRFRFVADLAKRSEAEKKKLQIQEKIRVALYVQKAALHFIDAGDRGSIEKLGQDELKLSEDARMAGFSIHPDELASITRAHDIKALESHGGIHGVLRKVNVSVDEGVKDSNIPIRQNVYGLNRYKEKPPRTFWVFVWEALQDLTLIILMVCAVVSIGVGIATEGWPKGTYDGLGILISIILVVMVTAISDYKQSLQFQDLDREKKKIFVQVTRDGKRQKVSIYDLVVGDIVHLSIGDQVPADGLFISGYSLLIDESSLSGESEPVNVSEEKPFLLSGTKVQDGSGKMLATTVGMRTEWGKLMETLSEGGEDETPLQVKLNGVATVIGKIGLTFAVLTFLVLTVRFLVTKGLNNEITDWSSTDAVTLLNYFAIAVTIIVVAVPEGLPLAVTLSLAFAMKKLMNDRALVRHLSACETMGSASCICTDKTGTLTTNHMVVTKVWICEKSVDVKENDSKERLISEISGASSILLQVIFQNTSSEVIKDDGKTSILGTPTESALLEFGLLLGGDFDALRGEVKILKVEPFNSVRKKMYVLVAYPHGGTRAFCKGASEIVLGICNKYIDSTGESVHLSKEMVKNITDVINSFACEALRTLCLAFKDIDDSSIVNGIPDDGYTLVAVVGIKDPVRPGVREAVQTCLAAGITVRMVTGDNINTAKAIAKECGILTGGGIAIEGPEFRSMSLERMKAVIPKIQVMARSLPLDKHTLVKTLRDEFGEVVAVTGDGTNDAPALHESDIGLAMGIAGTEVAKENADVIILDDNFKTIVNVGRWGRSVYINIQKFVQFQLTVNVVALMINFVSACVSGSAPLTAVQLLWVNMIMDTLGALALATEPPNDGLMKRPPVGRGTSFITKAMWRNIIGQSIYQLAVLGVLNFSGEKLLGLTGSDATEVLNTLIFNAFVFCQVFNQINSRDIEKINIFRGMFDSWVFLIVMVCTAAFQVIIVEFLGAFASTVPLSWQLWLLSILLGAVSMLVAVLLKLIPVERTTKHHDGYEALPSGPPEGIV; encoded by the exons ATGGAGAAGTTCTTGAAGGACTTCGAGGTGGAGAACAAGAATCCATCGGAGGAGGCTATAAGGAGATGGAGAAACGCCGTCGCGCTCGTCAAAAACCCTCGCAGAAGGTTTCGATTCGTCGCCGATCTCGCCAAGCGCTCCGAGGCCGAAAAGAAGAAGCTTCAAAtccag GAAAAGATTCGAGTTGCTCTTTATGTTCAAAAAGCAGCACTGCATTTCATTGATG CTGGTGATCGTGGATCTATTGAAAAGCTAGGTCAGGATGAACTCAAGCTGTCAGAAGATGCCAGAATGGCAGGTTTCAGCATTCACCCAGATGAACTTGCATCTATTACACGTGCCCATGATATTAAGGCCTTGGAAAGCCATGGTGGAATTCATGGGGTTTTAAGGAAAGTCAATGTCTCGGTAGATGAAGGTGTCAAGGATAGTAATATACCAATCAGACAAAATGTTTATGGCTTAAACCGTTACAAGGAGAAACCTCCCCGAACTTTTTGGGTGTTTGTATGGGAAGCACTACAGGACTTGACATTAATAATCCTTATGGTCTGTGCTGTGGTTTCAATTGGAGTTGGAATTGCCACTGAAGGCTGGCCCAAAGGCACGTACGATGGTCTGGGAATTTTAATTAGTATAATTCTAGTGGTTATGGTTACCGCCATTAGTGACTACAAGCAGTCTTTGCAATTCCAGGATTTGGACAGGGAGAAGAAAAAGATTTTTGTTCAGGTCACTAGGGATGGAAAAAGACAAAAAGTTTCCATTTACGACTTGGTTGTTGGAGATATTGTGCATTTGTCGATTGGGGACCAAGTTCCAGCTGATGGACTTTTCATATCTGGGTACAGTTTGCTGATTGATGAGTCAAGCTTGTCAGGTGAGAGTGAGCCGGTGAATGTATCTGAAGAGAAGCCTTTTCTTCTTTCCGGAACTAAAGTGCAGGATGGGTCAGGTAAAATGCTAGCGACTACAGTTGGTATGAGGACTGAATGGGGAAAGTTGATGGAAACTCTGAGTGAAGGAGGAGAAGATGAGACCCCACTGCAGGTGAAGCTTAATGGTGTTGCTACAGTTATTGGTAAAATTGGTTTGACTTTTGCAGTGTTGACATTTTTGGTATTGACAGTAAGATTTTTGGTGACAAAAGGACTTAACAACGAGATCACTGACTGGTCTTCAACTGACGCCGTAACCCTTTTGAACTACTTTGCTATTGCGGTAACTATAATTGTTGTTGCAGTTCCCGAAGGATTACCATTAGCAGTGACGCTGAGCCTTGCTTTTGCAATGAAAAAATTGATGAATGATAGGGCACTTGTAAGGCATCTCTCAGCATGTGAGACAATGGGTTCTGCTAGTTGTATTTGCACAGATAAAACTGGAACATTAACTACAAATCATATGGTAGTTACCAAAGTATGGATATGTGAAAAATCTGTAGATGTAAAAGAAAATGACAGTAAAGAAAGGTTGATATCAGAAATATCTGGAGCATCAAGCATCCTTTTGCAGGTTATATTCCAAAATACAAGTTCTGAGGTTATTAAGGATGATGGAAAGACCTCCATTTTGGGAACACCAACAGAGTCAGCACTATTAGAGTTTGGTTTACTTTTAGGTGGCGATTTTGATGCCCTGCGTGGAGAGGTTAAGATTCTTAAGGTCGAACCTTTCAATTCTGTCAGGAAGAAAATGTATGTGCTTGTAGCTTATCCTCATGGTGGAACACGAGCTTTTTGCAAAGGTGCATCAGAAATAGTACTGGGAATATGTAACAAGTACATCGACTCTACTGGGGAATCTGTTCATCTCTCCAAAGAAATGGTAAAGAATATCACGGATGTCATAAATTCTTTTGCCTGTGAAGCATTGAGAACTCTATGCTTAGCGTTTAAGGATATAGATGACTCTTCCATCGTAAATGGCATCCCAGATGATGGCTATACATTGGTAGCAGTTGTCGGTATTAAGGATCCTGTGCGCCCGGGAGTCAGGGAGGCAGTTCAGACTTGTTTAGCTGCTGGAATCACTGTACGTATGGTCACTGGTGACAATATAAATACAGCTAAAGCCATTGCTAAAGAATGTGGCATACTCACGGGGGGTGGTATAGCAATTGAAGGACCTGAGTTTCGTAGCATGTCTCTGGAGCGGATGAAAGCTGTGATACCGAAGATTCAG GTAATGGCCCGGTCTTTACCGTTGGATAAGCACACATTGGTAAAAACTTTGAGAGATGAATTTGGTGAGGTTGTTGCAGTGACCGGTGATGGGACTAACGACGCTCCCGCTTTGCATGAGTCAGACATTGGACTTGCTATGGGCATAGCAGGAACAGAG GTTGCCAAAGAAAATGCTGATGTCATCATATTGGATGACAATTTTAAAACTATAGTAAATGTGGGCAGATGGGGACGTTCAGTGTACATAAACATTCAAAAGTTTGTGCAGTTCCAGTTAACAGTTAACGTTGTCGCTCTAATGATCAATTTTGTTTCTGCATGTGTCTCAG GATCTGCTCCCCTTACAGCGGTGCAACTGCTTTGGGTGAACATGATTATGGACACTCTTGGTGCTTTGGCACTGGCAACAGAGCCTCCAAATGATGGACTTATGAAAAGGCCCCCAGTTGGGAGGGGTACCAGCTTCATCACCAAGGCTATGTGGAGAAATATCATTGGTCAGAGTATCTATCAACTGGCTGTCCTTGGAGTTCTCAATTTCTCTGGGGAGAAGCTACTAGGACTTACTGGTTCAGATGCAACTGAGGTTCTCAACACTCTGATATTCAACGCATTTGTGTTTTGCCAG GTGTTCAATCAGATAAACAGTCGTGACATAGAGAAGATAAACATATTCCGTGGAATGTTCGACAGTTGGGTATTTCTAATCGTCATGGTTTGCACAGCGGCCTTCCAGGTTATCATAGTAGAGTTCTTGGGAGCGTTTGCTAGCACTGTGCCACTAAGCTGGCAACTATGGTTACTTAGCATTTTACTTGGAGCAGTTAGCATGCTTGTTGCAGTTTTGCTCAAATTAATACCTGTTGAAAGGACAACTAAGCACCATGACGGATATGAAGCGCTTCCTTCCGGTCCTCCAGAGGGCATAGTTTGA